Genomic segment of Salvelinus sp. IW2-2015 linkage group LG17, ASM291031v2, whole genome shotgun sequence:
gagaggagggagtatggcagagagaggaggatggcagagAAGAGGGAGCaatgcaagagaggagagagatggcagcAGAGATCGAGCAGAATGGGCAGAGAGACGAGGACATGGCAGAAAGCAGGGAGTTATGAGTCAGAAGAGTGAAGGCAGATGGCAGAGAATGAGGAGCGCATTggccagagagagtgagaggatggGCAGAAGAGCGAGAGGAGATGGCAAGACGAGCAGGGaggagatggcagagagagaggaggaggatgaggcagagagagggaagatgggacagagaggagggaggagatggcaagagagggagggatatggcgaaagaggagggagattgagtgcagagagaggaggagaggagatgaggagcagagagaggagagggagcaggaggggggaggagggagagagagggaggagggcaagagaggagggatgggcagagagaggggggagatggcagaggagatggcagaggagagagatggcagagaggGTGGAGTTTCCTCTGAGTAGGCACTTCTGCCAACATCAGAAGGAAGTAATGTGGTGTATTGGCTGATCACAACACCATCTGTAGCCCTACCCTCACCGCACAGAACACCACACAAGACAGGTGTATAAACTCCATGTGCTGAATGGACCCAAGCCAAACAACCATAGAAGAACAGTCACCTTATAATTCTCTGGAGAGAATTATATCTGAAAATAATatgagaacacacaccacacactcactgtATATCCACGTTAACGTCCGACCCATCCAGCAGCAGCACGCGAGCGTGATTGCATCCTTGTCGGTCCAGCCGCTGGATGTGACGGCCGCTCCCCGGTCACCACGGCTGGCGCGGTGGACGACCTGCTGCTGGTGCGCGAGGCGCGGGTTCGCCGGTTCCCTCTTCCTTTCCCGTCCCGTTCGTCCGCTGTCTGAAACCGTCTGCGCGAGCTGGTGAAGCCGGCGTAGGAAGCCCATCATCTTCCAATTTTTAATTCTACCCACAGCGCGAGCACCGTGTCGTGTCCACGGGAGATTACTACACGGAACAATGTGTGTGGCGTTtgtccactgcaccacccgggcgAAGAGTACTCACCGCAGCACGGAGATTCAGGCTGCCGCCGAATCCTGAAACTCGGCAGCCGTGGGATCACCAGCGCATATAGAGCAGGACCACAATcggcattaaaaaaaaacaaccagTTGAATTTCCAATCATTTATTCGTTTCAATAGTGAACTCACTCACGGAACACCCCCTCTTCCGTCTCCTTCCACCGTTGTCCCGCCGCGCACCTGCTGTTGCACAAATTCTTGAAATCCTGGAGAAATCCGAGCAGCTCCGCGCCAGGGGCGTCCACCTTAGTCTCACACTACCAGCGAATATTATAGTCTCCCGGGACGCGCTTACCCAAACCCGTGGTCGGTATTATTTAATCCTCTCACGAAGAACCGAAACTGCTCCACCTCACAGGTAAGTCAACCAGAGAAACTGGACAAACAGCATGCTTTGCGCCTGCGTAAAAACAACGCAGAACAAACTTTTTTTTTWATACTSGGGCCAGGCTGTGTCAGCGAAGCAGCGCTCCCTGCCGGCCAGAGGCYACACCACGGCCAGCGCGGTGAAGGACAAACAACAAGAGGGACAATGTAATGTTGAGGACAAGCAAAAAATAATGCAATTTCAGAACAAACCGGTAGGATTATGGTTTAGCCGAGGGATTCAGGCAGAAAGAAACACCCACAcaccagtgaaagtgcagagagttCACCTCTCCtaaaacaaatatattaattttacTKACTCCGGATATCTGCCTGCTATGGTTGTTTAGTAGTAATGYCTACTATGCCCCTCAAATCTTTCTATGATATCAGTAGACTGTACAACATGGTCTGGGAKTTATGTTGGCACTGAACTGGAGCATGCAGACATCTAGGGCAGGTAACAGGAATGTGTTTAAATGGGGTCTAACTGCACTGCAGCCTGTAGGACTCAACTCCTACAATGTTTTGATATGTACAGGCAACTCCACAGACCACAAATATACATAACAATGGACCTGGAACTGATATTACATTATCTGTCATCTAAAATTCACTCAGAATGTAAGATACCATCAACTGACTTACTACGTCAACAAACAGACTAAGAGCTCCAAGTAGATGTCAGTGTGTTTATTCAGTGTGTCAATAATTTAGGGAAGGTGGGAGCGTGGGGTAGTGTGTGGTGGCTCTGGCAGTGTTCGTCTCTACTGTGAATCCACCGAAAGCCTCAACACTCAGTCCTATCACTTATGTTTAGCATAGAGACGCTACGCAGGAAGGACCATGGTCTATAaggtctctttttttcttcttgtctGGCGACCAAAGTGCTACTGTTATGAGTGACCTGAAGACTGTATCTCGTTCTCCTGAGAGGCTATTATAGCCTCCTAATGGTGCCCGCCGGCTAGTTCCGCCTGAGGTAGAGGCTATATTACGCACACAATTCGCTAATGGTGGCGCCGGAGCTAGTTCCTCTTGAGTGAGGCTATATAGCCTTCCTAATTGGCCCGCGGCTAGTTCCTCCTGAGTGGAGGCCTGTTATTGCCGCGCTGTCCTTAAGCGGTTGCCTTAGTGCTCGCCGGCTAAGTTCCATTCCTGAGTGGATTGGCATGATTACCTTCCTAATTGGGGCCCGCTGCGCATAGTCCTCCTGAGGTGGAGGCTATATATGCCTTCCTNNNNNNNNNNNNNNNNNNNNNNNNNCTTCCCTATCTCGTAGCCCAAGCGGCTAGTTTCACTCCGACCTGGATTCGCCAGGAAGCACTGATTATAGCCTTCATAACTGCTGGCCCGCGGCTACGTTCCTCCTGAGAGGCATTATTTACCTCCTAATGGTGCCCGGCTAGTCCGCCTGAGTGGAGGCTATATAGCGCTTCCTAATGGTGCCCGCGGTCTAGTTCCGTCCTGAAGTGGAGGCTATATTAGCACACAATTCGCTAATGTGCCCGCGGCTAGTTCCTACTCCTGAGTGGAGCATATACCTGTCCTAATGGTGGCCCGCGGCTAGTCCTCCTGATAGACGGGCTATATAGGCCTCCTAAGCTGTGCTGGGCGCCGGCTAAGTTCCATCCTGAGTGGATTGGCTATGATTACTCCTAATTGTGGCCCGCGCGCATAGTTCCTCCTGAGGTGGAGGCTATATATAGCCTTCCTAATGCGCCGCGGCTAGTCCGCCTGATGGGGCGTATTGCCGTTCCTAATGTGCCCGGGCTAGTTCCTCCTGAGTGGAGCCTATAAAACTAGGCCTTTTCTAGACTAGAGAGATTGACTGGTTCTCTCTGTTATTGTGTGGGAGGACTAGCTGAGCACATTCGGCACTATGGCTCATTATGTGCTGTAGCAACAGAAGGCTAGCTGTTGCCGAGCACTTAAGGCTAGTGGAATGCTATGGCTCTCTAAGGCTACAGCCTAGCGGTCCTCTTCTCCTGTTAGCCTAGTGCTGGGGCTAGCAGTCCTCTTCTCCTGTTAGCCTAGCATTGTGGCTAGCTGTCCCCCRATCCTCCTGTTAGCCWAGTGCTGGGGCTAGCTGTCCCCCCATCCTCCTGTTAATGGTCCGTTAGCAGTGCTGAGGGTGGTGCTGTAgaatgctctcctctctctctgtagacacGCAGGATGGCCTCACACATAAACCGGAACTGACACttgaacacaaacaaaaacagtccAGTCACATACAACAAACATACCAAAGGAAGTTGCAGACATAGTCATTAGGGTTTCAATGCTGATCTTGGGAGGAGAGTAGCTAATGGTTAGACGTATAGGCGCGTGTGTACCGTGGTCTGGATCATCATGGCCCTCT
This window contains:
- the LOC111976352 gene encoding tyrosine-protein phosphatase non-receptor type 4, with the translated sequence MVHCSAGIGRTGVLITMETALSLLESGRPVFPLDIIRTLRDQRAMMIQTTCQFRFMCEAILRVYRERGEHSTAPPSALLTDH